A window from Lentisphaera araneosa HTCC2155 encodes these proteins:
- a CDS encoding GDSL-type esterase/lipase family protein: MKSTLILSKFLLLLLLFSLNTFANSAGTTSPQKGRHQWWTPRHQEKLAEAQKGGIDLVMIGDSITHFWEKQKTYPKVFAPYKVLNLGFGGDRTQNVLWRIQNGEIDGLSPKFVTIMIGTNNISSNQVADIASGIKAIVSELKKRLPETKVLLFSVFPRHHSRGKGEDYKEVQALNKLIPAIADDKQVFHHDLTAIFQEENGELKTALYGRDRLHLSNEGYAAWGKALNAILAKYDSAKSAKSPSSEKKLNSQQAPIIRLWPIERVGSEENRLKLVFRDRRGRKQLCGVKDPYLTVYPAKTDKPAVALIYNPGGAYKVLGIPTKEHIKEWNDLGITVFVHRYSIPDKADQAFQDLQRTLRLVRFNAKKWNIDPNNIGVFGNSAGGHLSARLTQNYDQKVYEDIDEADQVSCEPNFAILQCAAYFQGIKMDKDFDAEMFPMKNSVAPTFLTYSKDDKFCMGGVEYDKRLKAAGGAIELKLYEKGGHGMGGCDWFSEAKNWLKEQKIIADQ; this comes from the coding sequence ATGAAATCTACTCTTATACTCTCAAAATTTTTGCTCTTGCTACTTTTATTTTCTCTAAATACTTTTGCTAATTCCGCAGGAACAACAAGCCCTCAAAAAGGCCGTCATCAATGGTGGACACCACGCCATCAAGAAAAACTTGCCGAAGCCCAAAAAGGCGGAATCGATCTCGTGATGATTGGTGATTCCATCACTCATTTTTGGGAGAAGCAAAAAACTTATCCCAAAGTTTTTGCGCCCTATAAAGTCCTCAATCTAGGCTTTGGCGGAGATCGCACCCAAAATGTTCTGTGGCGAATTCAAAATGGCGAAATTGATGGCCTCTCACCCAAATTCGTGACCATTATGATTGGCACTAATAATATTAGCAGTAACCAAGTCGCAGATATTGCCTCGGGAATCAAAGCTATTGTTTCTGAACTTAAAAAGCGCCTTCCCGAAACTAAGGTCCTGCTCTTTTCTGTCTTTCCTCGTCATCACTCAAGGGGCAAAGGTGAAGATTATAAAGAAGTTCAAGCTTTAAATAAACTCATTCCTGCCATCGCTGATGATAAGCAAGTCTTTCACCATGACTTAACAGCAATTTTTCAGGAAGAGAATGGTGAACTGAAAACCGCGCTTTATGGTCGCGACCGTCTTCATTTGAGTAATGAAGGTTATGCAGCTTGGGGCAAGGCCCTCAATGCCATCTTAGCAAAATATGATTCTGCGAAGAGCGCAAAAAGCCCTAGCTCAGAAAAAAAACTGAATTCGCAGCAAGCTCCCATCATTCGCCTTTGGCCCATTGAACGAGTTGGTAGCGAAGAAAATCGTCTCAAATTAGTTTTCCGCGATCGTCGCGGACGCAAACAACTTTGTGGAGTAAAAGACCCCTACCTCACTGTCTATCCCGCTAAAACTGACAAGCCCGCAGTAGCTCTCATCTACAACCCTGGTGGTGCATATAAAGTCCTTGGTATCCCTACAAAAGAACATATTAAAGAGTGGAACGACTTGGGCATCACCGTATTTGTCCATAGGTATAGCATTCCCGACAAAGCTGACCAAGCCTTTCAAGACCTGCAAAGAACGCTTCGTCTCGTGCGCTTCAATGCCAAAAAGTGGAATATTGATCCCAATAATATTGGTGTCTTCGGGAATTCCGCTGGAGGCCACCTCTCCGCTCGCTTGACTCAGAATTACGATCAAAAAGTTTACGAAGATATTGATGAGGCCGATCAAGTTTCCTGCGAGCCAAACTTTGCCATCCTTCAATGCGCCGCCTACTTCCAAGGCATCAAAATGGATAAAGATTTTGATGCGGAAATGTTCCCCATGAAAAACAGTGTGGCTCCCACTTTCCTCACTTACTCCAAAGATGATAAATTCTGTATGGGCGGAGTGGAATATGACAAAAGACTAAAAGCTGCTGGTGGCGCAATTGAACTCAAGCTCTACGAAAAAGGCGGCCACGGCATGGGTGGCTGCGACTGGTTCTCCGAAGCAAAAAATTGGCTGAAAGAGCAGAAAATTATCGCAGACCAATAA
- a CDS encoding alpha/beta hydrolase has protein sequence MTSPTRKHLNHFFLAIMFTLCLSSQALDKQELRLWPQLAPGESDDKKAPRLYFFQAKKQLSDSLVLIFPGGGYHGLAIDHEGWQVAKYFNDKGINAVVLKYRVPRPKGQAKHMTAWQDAQRAVRVVRSNASKWKINPEKIAALGFSAGGHLTLMTATSSQTPAYQAIDELDKLPCHINYAVPVYPAYVLEDGSNGPNKGKGNNSTLVKDFKFDAKTPPMCLIHGDTDQYSPMNSVAIYHKLRTMNIPAELHIFAKVGHGFGARPCHKKNKHVGDWLNRSYEALKVFGF, from the coding sequence ATGACCTCACCTACGCGAAAGCACTTAAACCACTTTTTCCTCGCCATCATGTTCACTCTTTGTCTGAGTTCTCAGGCGCTAGATAAACAAGAACTCAGGCTTTGGCCACAACTCGCTCCGGGTGAAAGCGATGACAAAAAAGCGCCTCGCCTCTACTTCTTTCAAGCCAAAAAACAGCTATCCGATTCACTTGTGCTCATCTTTCCTGGCGGGGGGTATCATGGTTTAGCTATTGATCACGAAGGCTGGCAAGTTGCCAAGTACTTTAATGATAAGGGCATTAATGCTGTCGTGCTCAAATACCGTGTTCCTCGTCCCAAAGGACAAGCCAAACACATGACTGCATGGCAAGATGCTCAGCGTGCCGTGCGCGTGGTTCGTTCCAATGCTAGCAAATGGAAAATCAACCCAGAAAAAATTGCGGCCTTGGGCTTCTCCGCCGGCGGTCACCTCACCCTAATGACCGCAACGAGTTCACAAACTCCCGCTTACCAAGCCATCGATGAACTCGATAAATTGCCCTGTCACATCAACTACGCCGTTCCCGTTTATCCCGCCTATGTTTTGGAAGACGGTTCCAATGGTCCTAACAAGGGTAAAGGAAATAATTCCACTCTGGTGAAAGACTTTAAGTTTGATGCCAAGACGCCTCCCATGTGCCTTATTCACGGCGATACTGATCAGTATTCCCCTATGAATTCCGTCGCTATTTACCATAAGCTCCGCACCATGAATATCCCCGCCGAACTGCATATCTTCGCAAAAGTGGGACACGGCTTCGGTGCTCGTCCATGCCATAAAAAAAATAAGCATGTCGGCGATTGGCTCAATCGTTCTTACGAAGCCTTAAAAGTCTTTGGTTTTTAA
- a CDS encoding sulfatase has translation MDKKYFFAVLCALTLTCWADQTRPKKPNIVLILVDDLGWQDVKCYDIGAPSPMETPNLDALAKKGVKFWQAYSPAPVCAPSRAAILSGHHPARGEMTSVAGGFPPHAGHPTNSAQIQPWYSSRMPLKTFSLAEAMKAQGYRTGHSGKWHISKNHYAYPQPFHHGFDYSVHKRGVQVPMLPDRLSGFATNDPKDPYRLDENGMPFDQPQEGAMTFIKENQDKPFFLYYATWLVHSPLVMRSEALLKKYEKKLGLTLRDEHKKTWSKKGQSNPFYCAMVEQLDYYLGQVFTHLEETDDPRWPGHKLVENTYIIFTSDNGGMEGTSSEIYTDNYPLDHGKISIKEGGVRVPFIISGPGISQQAESQVMVNGLDLYPTILSLIGAPKPPGKKFDGCDLTPLLKNNVNKAELIVNSQGKVRDSLLWHFPQSQSASAIRIGDYKLIRYYNDNKAPELYRLYQGPKASPQRRDIEEKINLANQMPEKVQELNTQLANTIAEMGGRLPYGNPNFSGPLANKEKAPKVLSHQLIGDQVQFTYQSNGAQVVKADLMYTPNGGSRDEEWLRLSAKILDDNKVLVTLPAQTSHYYLNLIDENNFLAIYPELDNIQRRKLGSSFSTQALKADLAPLKKGPPINFQDEFTQIKKLKGKVFISEDFEAAELPTDLSFTQGLSLSKNDSASGSQSLQFFESKELKQDWMPMLSYGLKIPSMDINSQFLISFNFKLDEDKPGKLSLVLRDHSSGERRILTELTLEKGAIKANGRPVIPISPGVWYKFDLSFHTGSKNTHFFKLSATSANGDSLSAEIPYLQYHFNMPDLIGFVGLGNEGSSIYFDNLIIRTQD, from the coding sequence ATGGACAAAAAATACTTTTTCGCAGTTCTTTGCGCACTCACACTGACTTGCTGGGCTGATCAAACACGACCTAAAAAGCCGAATATCGTACTTATTTTAGTTGATGATCTCGGCTGGCAAGACGTCAAATGTTACGACATTGGCGCGCCTTCTCCAATGGAAACGCCAAACCTCGATGCCTTGGCAAAAAAGGGCGTCAAATTCTGGCAGGCTTACTCTCCCGCCCCCGTATGTGCTCCTAGCCGTGCCGCCATTCTCAGTGGTCATCATCCTGCACGAGGAGAAATGACCAGCGTTGCCGGTGGTTTCCCTCCTCACGCTGGGCATCCGACAAATTCAGCGCAAATCCAACCCTGGTATAGCTCGCGCATGCCTCTAAAAACTTTTTCTTTAGCTGAAGCCATGAAAGCACAGGGCTATCGCACCGGCCATAGTGGCAAGTGGCACATCTCTAAAAACCACTACGCCTACCCACAGCCCTTTCATCACGGTTTCGATTACTCCGTGCACAAGCGCGGTGTGCAGGTCCCTATGCTACCCGATCGACTCAGCGGTTTTGCCACCAATGATCCTAAAGACCCCTACCGTTTAGATGAAAATGGCATGCCCTTCGACCAACCACAAGAAGGGGCAATGACCTTCATTAAAGAGAACCAAGACAAGCCCTTCTTTCTTTATTATGCAACCTGGCTCGTTCATTCTCCCTTAGTAATGCGCAGTGAAGCGCTCTTAAAAAAATATGAAAAGAAATTAGGCCTTACGCTAAGGGATGAGCACAAGAAGACTTGGTCGAAAAAAGGTCAAAGCAACCCCTTTTACTGCGCCATGGTAGAACAACTGGATTACTACCTCGGGCAAGTCTTCACTCACTTAGAAGAAACCGATGACCCGCGCTGGCCGGGACACAAACTCGTGGAAAACACCTATATCATTTTCACTTCTGATAATGGTGGCATGGAAGGAACTTCTAGCGAGATCTATACCGATAACTACCCACTTGATCACGGAAAAATCTCGATTAAAGAAGGCGGTGTTCGCGTGCCCTTTATTATTTCGGGCCCAGGTATTTCTCAGCAAGCAGAAAGCCAAGTCATGGTCAATGGCTTGGACCTTTATCCCACCATCCTCTCACTCATTGGAGCTCCAAAGCCCCCAGGCAAAAAATTTGATGGCTGTGATCTAACGCCGCTTTTGAAAAACAATGTCAATAAGGCTGAGCTCATTGTGAATTCACAGGGCAAGGTTCGCGATAGCCTATTATGGCATTTCCCTCAATCTCAAAGTGCCAGTGCGATTCGCATCGGCGATTATAAACTCATTCGTTATTACAATGACAATAAGGCACCTGAACTTTATCGACTTTATCAAGGTCCTAAAGCGAGTCCTCAGCGTCGTGACATAGAAGAGAAAATCAATCTCGCGAATCAAATGCCTGAAAAAGTTCAGGAGTTAAATACACAATTAGCTAATACAATAGCAGAAATGGGCGGTCGCCTCCCCTATGGCAACCCCAATTTCAGTGGTCCACTGGCCAATAAAGAAAAGGCTCCCAAAGTGCTCTCCCATCAACTTATCGGTGATCAAGTCCAGTTCACGTACCAAAGCAATGGCGCTCAAGTCGTCAAAGCCGACCTCATGTACACTCCCAATGGCGGCAGCCGTGATGAAGAGTGGTTGCGACTTTCAGCAAAAATACTTGACGATAATAAAGTCTTAGTCACTCTACCAGCCCAAACGAGTCATTATTACCTCAACCTCATTGATGAAAATAATTTCCTGGCGATCTATCCAGAGCTCGATAATATCCAACGTAGAAAATTAGGCTCGAGCTTCAGTACACAAGCCCTTAAAGCCGATTTAGCCCCACTCAAAAAAGGTCCCCCCATAAATTTCCAAGATGAGTTCACTCAAATCAAGAAGCTCAAGGGCAAGGTCTTTATCAGTGAAGATTTTGAAGCCGCTGAACTTCCCACAGATCTATCTTTTACCCAAGGCCTCAGCCTCAGCAAAAATGATTCCGCCTCGGGTTCCCAAAGCCTTCAATTCTTTGAGTCAAAAGAACTCAAACAAGACTGGATGCCCATGCTCAGCTATGGACTCAAAATCCCCTCCATGGATATCAATAGCCAGTTCCTCATTTCCTTTAATTTTAAACTCGATGAAGACAAACCGGGAAAACTTAGCCTCGTTTTGCGAGATCATAGCTCGGGTGAACGCCGCATCCTAACTGAACTCACTTTAGAAAAAGGCGCGATAAAAGCTAACGGCCGCCCCGTCATCCCAATCTCACCGGGAGTGTGGTATAAATTTGACCTCTCTTTTCACACCGGGTCAAAGAACACGCACTTTTTTAAACTTTCTGCTACGAGCGCAAATGGTGATTCTCTAAGCGCCGAAATTCCTTACCTTCAATATCACTTCAACATGCCCGATTTAATCGGCTTTGTGGGATTGGGAAATGAGGGTAGCAGTATTTATTTTGATAATCTTATCATTCGCACTCAAGACTAA
- a CDS encoding type II secretion system protein, whose protein sequence is MRQNQKPTKPVLAYKKASQLKRFTLIELLVVVAIIGILASLLLPSLSKSRDKARQAVCLSQLKQLNYALYNYIDDNDGKYPLTFKSTNSNIVSWDDLISGYDGRAPLTSTEMKLNLNSNTDNALYVCPGDTIERNNASWPKKSYAMTTYIPGHATALGITAYKASNGVLNFDDFVARKVNEISNPSQTILLTEFFWSANRMGAHYGNYVGNQQVGYYYTPNPALPIAHKNKYNYSMVDGSAQAMVPTQTLLGLSPTTTIGTMWDAGR, encoded by the coding sequence ATGAGACAAAACCAAAAACCGACTAAGCCCGTTTTGGCTTACAAAAAAGCAAGTCAATTAAAAAGATTCACCCTCATCGAACTCTTAGTTGTGGTCGCCATCATTGGTATTTTGGCGAGTCTTCTTTTGCCCAGTTTATCTAAGTCACGCGACAAAGCTCGACAAGCTGTTTGTCTTAGCCAACTCAAACAATTAAACTATGCCTTATATAATTATATTGATGATAATGATGGTAAATATCCACTTACATTTAAAAGTACTAATAGTAACATTGTAAGTTGGGATGACCTTATTTCTGGCTATGATGGTCGCGCCCCCCTTACATCAACGGAAATGAAACTTAACTTAAACTCTAATACGGATAACGCCCTCTATGTTTGCCCCGGGGATACTATTGAACGTAATAATGCTAGCTGGCCTAAAAAATCTTATGCAATGACGACATATATACCAGGTCATGCTACAGCTCTTGGAATTACGGCGTATAAAGCGAGTAACGGTGTGTTAAATTTTGATGATTTCGTGGCACGAAAAGTTAATGAAATAAGTAATCCCTCTCAAACCATTCTGCTCACAGAGTTTTTTTGGAGCGCAAACCGCATGGGAGCTCATTATGGGAATTATGTTGGCAATCAACAGGTAGGTTATTATTACACCCCAAACCCTGCCTTGCCGATTGCTCATAAAAATAAGTATAATTATTCAATGGTTGACGGTAGTGCCCAAGCCATGGTTCCCACACAAACATTGCTTGGTTTGTCCCCAACTACAACTATAGGAACCATGTGGGATGCTGGCAGATAA
- a CDS encoding type II secretion system protein: protein MRQKTNPVKFQNTFTKKSKLQRFTLIEVLVVVAIIGILASLLLPSLSKARGNAQRSVCVNNLKNISQALLMYPDDNDDYYTHGDSRGGNNTTWDDLLGEGEYDGRNITTAVAQAGRIEDPANGSKVYYCPSSGIDYFDSNGRPIRTYSVNSNLMWRQDSVTQSEVANHSNTIMVFEHVGAWAQGWKAGAHYNYSGVGDYHSYHQKTSFLVLATTDGSVRNLHEASTSTAAAGSEDMWDLD from the coding sequence ATGAGACAAAAAACAAATCCAGTGAAGTTTCAAAATACGTTCACAAAGAAAAGTAAATTACAACGATTCACTCTAATCGAGGTCTTAGTCGTCGTCGCCATCATTGGCATTCTCGCCTCTCTACTTCTCCCGTCACTCTCAAAAGCACGTGGGAATGCCCAGAGATCAGTCTGTGTCAATAATTTAAAAAATATATCTCAAGCATTACTCATGTATCCGGATGATAATGACGATTATTATACTCATGGAGACAGTCGTGGTGGTAACAATACCACATGGGATGACCTTTTAGGAGAAGGCGAATACGATGGTCGCAACATCACTACGGCTGTTGCACAAGCGGGTAGAATCGAAGACCCCGCCAATGGATCTAAAGTTTATTACTGCCCATCTTCTGGAATTGATTATTTTGACTCAAATGGGCGACCAATAAGAACCTACAGCGTCAACAGCAATCTGATGTGGCGTCAAGATTCCGTAACTCAAAGCGAAGTCGCAAACCACTCTAATACAATTATGGTTTTTGAACATGTTGGTGCCTGGGCTCAAGGCTGGAAAGCAGGCGCCCATTATAATTATTCTGGTGTCGGTGATTACCACTCTTACCATCAGAAAACAAGTTTTTTGGTGTTAGCTACGACAGATGGCAGTGTACGCAATCTCCATGAAGCCAGCACTTCAACTGCTGCTGCCGGCTCTGAAGACATGTGGGATTTAGACTAA